The following nucleotide sequence is from Sander vitreus isolate 19-12246 chromosome 3, sanVit1, whole genome shotgun sequence.
AAATACTCTATATACTCGGCTCTAGCGTCGCAACCACACCCAGGTGTTGATGAGCCAGAAAGCAACAGTGACCGAGTACAGGATCATCTCTCGCTTTGTTCGCTCCTTGTTCTCCTCTTCCAAATGTTGGAGTCTCCGGTTCAACTTGATGAGCTAtagatgaataataataatttaaaaaaaaagtatgttttcTCAGTCACAGAGGTTCCATGATTAGCCCTTCGCACTAGTAGATGGAGATAGTGTATTTATTAAGGACTAACCTGACGTCGAAGCGTTGTTGCGTCAACCACAGTCATGTCATCAGGCCCCGCATCCAGTGTGCCTTCATATGTTGATAATGCAAGCCTACCAAAGAGAACAGTCAATTTGAGAATTAGATAATTCAACCACAACAGAGTGTATAATTTACATAGCACGTTTTCAATGTATCGCGCAAGATAACGATAGCAACCTCATTTCAATCGATTTTTCTACCAGGGCTTAATCTTATTTCTTGACCCAAAATGAGAATGAAAGGGAAGGATGAGCAAAAGGACATGGATCAGAATGAAGGTTAAGTGCCAGGTCAAGTTACCTGGAGTCATGCAGGGGGTTGGAGCTCATGGCCGACCCCCCTCGCAGTGATGGTTTGCTATAGAGGTGGGGAGAGATGGGGTTGGGAGAAGGAAAACATAAGAGATAGAGCAACATACACATGGCACAGGGttgcatacatgcacacaccttgcatgtccTTCGCATAACTACACTTTTTCTGTTATCTTTCTAAGCCTTTAAAAGGAATGTcttatttaacaattatttaagtGCTCTTAAATatctacaggtgctggtcatataattagaatatcatgaaaaagttgatttatttcagtaattccattcaaaaagtgaaacttgtataatgtatacattcattccacacagactgatatatttcaagtgtttatttcttttacttttgatgattagaactgacaactaatgaaaaccccaaattcagtatctcagaaaattagaatattgtgaaaaggttcaatattgaagacacctggtgctacactctaatcagctaattaactcaaaacatctgcaaaggcctttaaatggtctcttagtctagttctgtaggctacacaatcatggggaagactgctgacttgacagctgtccgaaagacgaccattgacaccttgcacaaggagggcaagacacaaggtcattgctaaagaggctggctgttcacagagctctgtgtccaagcacattaatggagaggcgaagggaaggaaaagatgtggtagaaaaaaagtgtacaagcaatagggataacaaaacccattcaaaaatgtggggaagattcacaaagagtggactgcagctggagtcagtgcttcaagaaccaccacgcacagacatatgcaagacatgggtttcagctgtcgcattccttgtgtcaagccacttcTGAACAAGACAccgcgtcagaagcgtctcgcctgggctaaagacaaaaaggactggactgctgctgagtggtccaaagttatgcacctgcacacagtgccaaagctacctgtacctggtttaaggaccatggtatccctgttcttaattggccagcaaactcgactgaccttaaccctatagaaaatctatggggtattgtgaagaggaagatgcgatgctccagacccaacaatgcagaagagctgaaggccactatcagagcaacctgggctctcatgacacctgagcagtgccacagactgatcgactccatgccacgccgcattactgcagtaattcaggcaaaagaagccccaactaagtattgagtgctgtacatgctcatacttttcatgttcatacttttcagttggccaacatttctaaaaaatccttttttgtattggtcttaagtaatattataattttcggagatactgaatttggggttttcattagttgtcagttataatcatcacaattaaaagaaataaacacttgatatcaatatatcagtctgtgtggaatgaatgtatacaagtttcacttcttgaatggaattactgaaataaatcaactttttcatgatattctaattatatgaccagcacctgtatattttttttttttacactatcCTTAAACAGATCACAAAAATTCTGATGCTTTTCTTCTCAGGAACCATATCCCTACCAGATGCTAAGAATGTGAAGGAGAGTTTTGTATATTAATCTTCTGAAGTGGGCAGAGTGTATGAATACACACCGGTAACCTTTTAATGCCTCGATTTCTGCTTTCACCTCATGCATTCCTAAGCAAACTGTCAAAAACTCAAACAGTTGCAAAACCATGAGACAGGTGTAAGCTAAAATGTGTATGGTAAGGTTCTTTTTGCTCtgataaaacctctttaaaATGGATTGTCTCTAATATGCTGTGGTTTGTTTACAGTTTGTCCTGACACAAACAAATGTCCTAAAGGGGATGATTAACTTTTTTCCAAAATGAAATCTACATTTTAAGAAGGTTGACAAGACCTAGTACAACTTGCAAGTGCTTCAACTTCCACCTGAAGGTAGGTTCAATAGCTACTACTTGACCGAAATATGTCTAGCAGTAATGGCCTGTACCaaactcttttaaaaaaaaaaaaaaaagccacagatTGAAAAATGTACATCAGGTAAAATGGCTACATTTTGAATACATGCGGTATTAATATTGTTACTGAATGTTACAAATAGTCAATTAGAAATGGCCATGTAATGTTTGAGCCtaccacacaaacactcacaacCTTCCGACATACAGTAACTAAGGGCCAAACAACACTTAAGAAACGCCACACCCTGCCCCTGAAAACAGGGTGCTGAGGAGCCGAAATCAAAGTAGATTTAATGAGACTTTGAGGAAGTAAAGCCAACTGATGCAGTCAGTAATGCCACCTATGACCAATATCTAACAAgccaagatttttttaaagacaaaaatggCCGGATGATTGAGCGGTCACCTGCGAGGGTTCTCGTCCAAGACCTCCAGGACCTGCTGGTAGGCCCGACGTGTAGTGGACTGGATGAAAGATAGAACACTGCTAGCGCTGTACAGGTTGTGTTCGTCTTCAGTCACGGTGAGAAGGGGGCAAGGGTGAACAGTGGCTGGGGGGGACGGGGTCGCACTGCTCAGTGCCCACCATTTAGAGCAGCACATTCCGAGGAAAAGGGGAGAAAAGGCAacagaggaaagaaaggaaggagagggagagaaataaGGAAAATAAACTGTCCTCAACTTTGTAGAAAATTGCAACCGAGTGAAAGTAAGTAAATGCATTGTTGCAATAGCAAGATATTTAACCTGACAACCACTTACAGTGCTTTACTAACATAATAATACAcccaacaaaaaacagaaacggAGATGTGAACTAAAGCCATTGGCAAGCAAATGATTCCAATCTTGATTAGATTGCTCAAGACCACTGTCTTGTTCTTTCAGTGACCTTATCAATAGTACCAGGATGTCACATGCAGTTGTACTGAAGGAAGGTGATCAGGACATGAAGTGTTTTTTGCCACATAATTgttaattgttaaaattgttaaTATATGCAAACACCCAATCCCAATTAAagctacagagcacacacaacATTCAAATAAGTACAGTACAGCCAGTAAAATGTACCACCTGCATCACAATTTTCCTTTAATGGTTTTCTATCACGTCCTAAAGTGTTGCTGAAAAGGGGAGTGTGGGCTTATACACCAATTAGTAATATTGTCATTTTCCAGTAATCCTGAAATCATTGAACAAATCTGGAAAGGATCAAATCAAATTTTTTACATCAAATGTTTAATATCACGGTGTTATTGGATTAGCGTCTGCGACAAAAACAGCTATATTCTGCATTGAGACTGAAAGCAACAAAAGTTCTCGCAACAAAGCGTCTTATAATGGCAAGGACAACAGACAACCAGCAACGTCACAGAGACAAAGGGACACAGAAAACATAGAACCAAAAGAAAGAtgctacagtatgtatataGGAGATAAGATGGAGCTGGTACCAAGCTAATGATGGTATATCCAGACCAATACTCACGCAGAATCGTTACGCGTCAGCGGACTGTTGTGACGGGCAACTGCATTCTCACTGGCTGAACGTTCCCGTCGTACTCGTGCTTGGGGCCGCAACTACAAAAAATAATGACAACTAGTTTATTCAGTTTATGGTTTACTGTAAAGAAATTGTTTAAACCAATAAGTGGATTTTATGCAGTGTTTGTGTAAAAGACAATGTTATTGCCTTATCGCTTACCACCTCCTCACTGTCTGGAGCTGTCCGCTGCTCCTCTTCCAGGAAGTCCAGGGGCCGATCACTCAGGGTGAGGACTCTGGGTGGAGTCTTCAGTGATAGGGTTTCTAGTGGTGTTGACTGGATTAGGTCCAGGTCTCTAGGTCTGGAGAACTGGGGGTCATTACTGTCTCCTGACAAAGGAAGGTGTAAATGAGAGATTGATGCATTTTATACTTCACTTAATTTAAACAATGCACTGTGATTGTAATGCTGAGTTTAAATAATGACTTCAATCTTCACATGTATAGTGAACTAGCATGCCAGTGTacctaaatactttttttttttttaataattgacATGACAAAGTCCTGAGCCACTGATAAGAGGGACAGCTAGTACCTGTCAATGGTTGTAACAAAGTCAGCTGACAAGCACCAATGGCGTACAGACTTTGTGTGTAGTAAAAGACTTTGAACAGCACAGAAAACATAGCCCTACATTAAAATAATACTTAACAGCATACTAACCCGCAATCACAATTCTCTCTGGGACTTGCATTGTGACACTGTGGGGGACCTCCTGAGATCCAAGATTAGGGTCCTCGTGGGCTTGAGGAGCCACTCGGAGCATCTCAGGGATGCGCATCCTCTGGCTGATCCCTTCGGTGTAGTCCAGCTCATACTGGATACGGTTCATCTCCGCCATCTCTGCTGTGGGGGAAGGGAATGCTGCTCCGTTCATTTTGCTGTGAGGAGTGATTTGTTCAGCAGCACAGAGCTAATTGTTAGCCACAACAAGGTAACAAAGGGCAGAGTAACGTTACATGCCAACATGAGAGATCCATGTGTCCTGATAGTTTTACTTTCAGTCTTGCTGAACCGGTCTTGCTGTATACCTACTGGtaaactactacaactactaatAGTAGCCTACACATAGATCACAAAACAATAATCTCTATAAGGATCTCAGAAAATATTGGTGCAGCTGATGAGCTGTAGGCAGGAGTTAGAGATGGAAAATTTCTCGTGACACTATCATATGATGATAACTTGGTGCCTTCTGACTTGGACACAAAGGGACATGAAACAGTTTGCCAGCAATCTTGACTGTATGAGATAAGAGTTGCTACAGCTGCTGCTCGCATTACaggatatatattttatttaacatgaatgCTAATATCAACAATGATGATATCATTGGCCAATACTATTAAAGCTAACACAGTAGTTATTTGATTACCTTTTAAAAAGGTGAACTAACATTCACCAGTATCCCCGGTTATTAGTAAACTGCAATTGTCTAGCTCGGGGATTTAAGTAACTGTTAGGAGATCTAAGTTAACGCTACGTTAACAAAATcctgaagctaacgttagtgttgTTTAGACAGCTAACGTAAGATAGCGTTAACACATTAGCGCCATTTCAAGCTAGCGCGGTAGTTTCGGTTTCTTACCGTTTGGTTTGTTGCTACCTTTCCAATAAAGAATGTATTTACCAAAAGACAAAGTAAATAACAACTTGTAAATATACTCAGAATGGTACAGTTAAGAGCATGTATTACAGATGATGTCAGACATTTCCTTGTGTTGATACGAGAGAGGAACCTCCTCTCTTATTCCGCTGTCTGTTCCCCAAAAAGGAAGCACCAAAGCACCAAGAGGAAGTGACGTCGCTTCACCAAGCGCTGAAATTAAAAGCAGAAACATGAGAACGTCTATAAGCAGAGACGGTTTAGATCATATGTCTATGTCTATGGTTTCGATAGAGGATCTTTGGTCCaagtttaattgtttttttttggttcgaTGTGCATCCTCTTTATATAGAGTCTATGTTTGCAACCAATAGGGGTGACCAATTATTTGGTTTAATCTAATTTGTTAATTGTATCTCAACAATATAACGTTCTCAACAGTACTCTTAATAAGGCTACTGCCATAtgtattgtttatattttttaattttcatcATCAAATATAGGCTGTTTAATGTTACACATGTATATGCTTCTGTTTTTtgtaggctactattttgctgCTGTGACACTTCAGTATCAGATAGGCTATCTGAGTGGTATCAATAAAGTTGATCTTAATCTAATCTAGCCTATTTAATGTAGAATGTAGGCCTATATCACACAATATTTCATCACATACATCATACATGTTCAATATTTTTTGATTATACATATGCAATACAACATAGCTAACTATAGTAGAGCCTACTATCCTGTCCTCAGATCTATTTTGTCAGTGTCCCAATTGTCCTACATTTAAATACGATAGGCTATTTAGAAAACCTTTGGCGGTAATTTCTCTTAATACAACTGTCACATCAAGTATTCATTCAAGGGATAGGTCTAATAGTATAAGCATGTCTGGGTGTTTTCATAGTCAGTGCACAGGTCAATGTCTCCGGGGGTTTTGGGAGGTGGCCCCTCAGTGACTGTGGGTGGTGCGTTTACTCGGAGCCATTCAAAGGCTGCCATTGACAGAATAGTCGTCCCTCTGCTTAACCAGGGAATGGGAAAACACGTCTGTGTTCTCGAGAAATAtcaaaacaagacaaacatTAACTTTTGAGTCATGTCTTAAGGCGGACCTAATGTCAGGATGCTCTTCATTTGATGGACACAGAGGCTGCGCCGATTGAGTCTAATTCTCTCCGTGTCTGTAACTGGCTGAAATTATGTTCCCAGATATTTTTTGTCTGATATTATTGAGCACTATGCGCATCGCATCATCTTTGGAGCTGCAACTTGGCATGTAAGAGACGCTTTTTAATTTAGatcattttcactgtttttacagtttacatGTGCACTTAGCCTTTTAGATTGTATGCTATTGAATATTCAGGTGAGTgagaatttatttttaattcatttatttcaaagaCGGTTAAGGCCTAAATACATACCCCAAGTCTTGCAAATAATTTAACTCTGTAATTCTGTTTCTTTATAGTTTACTTACTATGTTCAATGCCCACTAGGCGTCGCTCTTTCAAGTCCTCGATGAGGATGGATGTGTGTTTTATAGCACTGCTGTAACGTGCTTTTGCATAATAGCTTCCAAtggaatgtgattttttttgtacagtatTCTGCCAGAGGTTTAAATAGACTCTACTCAACACGATTAAAGGAATCGTTTTCATTACAGGAGAAGCCGAATACTTCATTAACTTCAGGCTGCTTGAAGCCAGATGGTTTGTGGACACCTGGATAGTTTAGGATAGCTGCACTGACAACAACATCTGTGCTTTATAATGGACTTGCACACATCAGTACATGCATGCAGGCACATTAACATGCAAACATTTctggagcaaaaaaaaaatgaatttcctGCTGTAGGCAGTGTCCTAACTTTGCACGTTTCTTCCTGGACCTTAATCATGCACATTGCGCCAAACAGGAGGCTATATAATTGTTCAACAAACAGTGTGTCTGTCATGAGCTGATGTTCTTGCAACTGAATATGTATATAACTTGTGGAAGTTCATGTCTGTTGGAGTACATACATTAGCTCTGCAGCAGGCTTAGACAACCCCTAAACGTAACTAAGTCTAATATAATTTTAATAGCACCTGTCCATctctttcttgttttgtttctgtgtgttttttccatGGACAGGCCAAATGTTTGTGCTGACCAGGAGATGTCCATGTTGGGGGGCCGTCAGCCTTGTGTCCAGGCTTTTACCCGCATGGTAAAGGTGTGGAAGCAGGGTTGCACCAGCCACACATGGTGTATGGGCTA
It contains:
- the mffa gene encoding mitochondrial fission factor homolog B isoform X5, with amino-acid sequence MNGAAFPSPTAEMAEMNRIQYELDYTEGISQRMRIPEMLRVAPQAHEDPNLGSQEVPHSVTMQVPERIVIAGDSNDPQFSRPRDLDLIQSTPLETLSLKTPPRVLTLSDRPLDFLEEEQRTAPDSEEVLRPQARVRRERSASENAVARHNSPLTRNDSALALSTYEGTLDAGPDDMTVVDATTLRRQLIKLNRRLQHLEEENKERTKREMILYSVTVAFWLINTWVWLRR
- the mffa gene encoding mitochondrial fission factor homolog B isoform X4, giving the protein MNGAAFPSPTAEMAEMNRIQYELDYTEGISQRMRIPEMLRVAPQAHEDPNLGSQEVPHSVTMQVPERIVIAGDSNDPQFSRPRDLDLIQSTPLETLSLKTPPRVLTLSDRPLDFLEEEQRTAPDSEEVLRPQARVRRERSASENAVARHNSPLTRNDSAKPSLRGGSAMSSNPLHDSRLALSTYEGTLDAGPDDMTVVDATTLRRQLIKLNRRLQHLEEENKERTKREMILYSVTVAFWLINTWVWLRR
- the mffa gene encoding mitochondrial fission factor homolog B isoform X3, with amino-acid sequence MNGAAFPSPTAEMAEMNRIQYELDYTEGISQRMRIPEMLRVAPQAHEDPNLGSQEVPHSVTMQVPERIVIAGDSNDPQFSRPRDLDLIQSTPLETLSLKTPPRVLTLSDRPLDFLEEEQRTAPDSEEVLRPQARVRRERSASENAVARHNSPLTRNDSAATPSPPATVHPCPLLTVTEDEHNLYSASSVLSFIQSTTRRAYQQVLEVLDENPRRLALSTYEGTLDAGPDDMTVVDATTLRRQLIKLNRRLQHLEEENKERTKREMILYSVTVAFWLINTWVWLRR
- the mffa gene encoding mitochondrial fission factor homolog B isoform X1; translation: MNGAAFPSPTAEMAEMNRIQYELDYTEGISQRMRIPEMLRVAPQAHEDPNLGSQEVPHSVTMQVPERIVIAGDSNDPQFSRPRDLDLIQSTPLETLSLKTPPRVLTLSDRPLDFLEEEQRTAPDSEEVLRPQARVRRERSASENAVARHNSPLTRNDSAATPSPPATVHPCPLLTVTEDEHNLYSASSVLSFIQSTTRRAYQQVLEVLDENPRSKPSLRGGSAMSSNPLHDSRLALSTYEGTLDAGPDDMTVVDATTLRRQLIKLNRRLQHLEEENKERTKREMILYSVTVAFWLINTWVWLRR
- the mffa gene encoding mitochondrial fission factor homolog B isoform X2: MAEMNRIQYELDYTEGISQRMRIPEMLRVAPQAHEDPNLGSQEVPHSVTMQVPERIVIAGDSNDPQFSRPRDLDLIQSTPLETLSLKTPPRVLTLSDRPLDFLEEEQRTAPDSEEVLRPQARVRRERSASENAVARHNSPLTRNDSAATPSPPATVHPCPLLTVTEDEHNLYSASSVLSFIQSTTRRAYQQVLEVLDENPRSKPSLRGGSAMSSNPLHDSRLALSTYEGTLDAGPDDMTVVDATTLRRQLIKLNRRLQHLEEENKERTKREMILYSVTVAFWLINTWVWLRR